One part of the Phacochoerus africanus isolate WHEZ1 chromosome 7, ROS_Pafr_v1, whole genome shotgun sequence genome encodes these proteins:
- the RERG gene encoding ras-related and estrogen-regulated growth inhibitor, with protein sequence MAKSAEVKLAVFGRAGVGKSALVVRFLTKRFIWEYDPTLESTYRHQATIDDEVVTMEILDTAGQEDTIQREGHMRWGEGFVLVYDITDRGSFEEVLPLKNILDEIKKPKNVTLILVGNKADLDHSRQVSTEEGEKLATELACAFYECSACTGEGNITEIFYELCREVRRRKMVQGKTRRRSSTTHVKQAINKMLTKISS encoded by the exons ctcTTGTAGTGCGATTTTTGACCAAACGGTTCATCTGGGAGTATGATCCCACCCTCG AATCAACCTATCGACACCAAGCAACCATTGATGATGAAGTTGTCACCATGGAGATACTAGATACTGCTGGTCAG GAAGACACCATTCAGAGGGAAGGACACATGCGATGGGGGGAAGGCTTTGTGCTGGTCTATGACATTACTGACCGAGGAAGTTTTGAAGAAGTGCTGCCACTTAAGAACATCCTAGATGAGATCAAAAAGCCCAAGAATGTGACTCTCATCTTGGTTGGAAACAAGGCTGACTTGGACCACTCCAGACAGGTTAGTACAGAAGAAGGGGAGAAGCTGGCCACAGAATTGGCATGTGCTTTTTATGAATGTTCTGCCTGCACCGGAGAAGGGAACATCACGGAGATATTCTACGAGCTGTGTCGAGAGGTACGACGCCGGAAGATGGTCCAGGGCAAGACAAGGCGACGCAGCTCCACCACACATGTCAAGCAAGCCATTAACAAGATGCTCACTAAAATCAGCAGTTAG